A region of the Aethina tumida isolate Nest 87 chromosome 3, icAetTumi1.1, whole genome shotgun sequence genome:
AGACATTAACGGTGTGTTCGCGACTCTCGCAACGTTGCTGTGGTTGAATTTGTCCGAAAATCATTTGGTGTGGTTCGATTACGCGTTCATTCCGAGCAACCTGAAATGGCTGGATATCCACGGCAATTTCATCGAACACTTAGGTAACTACTACAAGATCCAGGACGAGATCCGCGTGAAAACTTTAGATGCTAGTCATAATAGAATAGGTGAAATTGGACCGATGTCCATACCGAACAGTGTAGAATTGTTGttcataaacaacaatttcatCAAGTCGGTGAATGCAAACACGTTCCTAGATAAAACTAGTCTCGCGCGGGTCGACATGTACGCCAACGACATGGTGAACTTGGACTTGAACGCGCTACGCATCTCGCCGGTGCCCGCAAACCGGTCATTGCCGGAGGTCTATCTGGGTGGCAACCCCTTTCATTGCGACTGCACCATGGAGTGGCTGCAACTCATCAACAACATGTCTGCGTCCCGCCAATACCCGAGGGTCATGGATCTCGACAATGTCATGTGTAAAATGACGCATTCCCGTGGGATGACACACATGCCCCTAAGCCAGGCCAAACCCAGTGACTTCCTATGCACTTACAAAACTCACTGTTTCGCCTTGTGTCACTGCTGCGAATTCGATGCGTGCGATTGCGAGATGACCTGTCCACAGAACTGTACTTGTTATCACGATCAGTTGTGGAACACCAACGTGGTGGACTGCTCCGGACAACACGCCAACGGAATTCCCCAGAAGATACCCATGGACACATCCGAATTGTATCTGGACGGTAACAACATCAAAGAGCTGCAGAATCATGTGTTCATTGGTAGAAAAAATATGCGAGTACTATACGTGAACAACAGTGCCGTAGAAACCATCCAGAACAGCACGTTTAACGGTCTGCAAGGTCTGCAGATTTTACACTTGGAAGATAACAAATTAAACGAATTGCAAGGGTTCGAATTCGAACATCTGACCAATTTAAAAGAGCTGTATCTCCAAAACAATATGATCAAGCACATCTCCAACAACACCCTGGAGCCGCTGACTTCGTTGGAAATCCTACGATTAGACGGCAATAAATTGACAACATTCCCCGTGTGGCAGTTGACGATAAACACTCGCCTGATCGAGGTGACCCTGGGAAACAACCAGTGGTCGTGCCGCTGCAAGTTCCTGCAAGGGTTGACCGCATGGGTCGCCGATAACGCCGCCAAAGTGGTTGACAGCGCCGATATGATGTGTTATAATATGGAGTCGAAGCCCCCGCAAAGCCGAGAACTGGATTTCAACAGTACCGCGTGCAGTGACTTCTTCGCCGGAAGCTCGGTAATAGATAGCATGCTTGTGTCCGACTACTGGCCGATGGTCGTCGTAACTCTATGCGTGGTGATTTGCCTGTTGTTGTTCGTCGTACTCTGGTTCGTATTCAGGGACTCCGTCCGCGTGTGGCTGTACTCCCGCTACGGAGTAAGACTGTGCAGTTTCCGTGCGGCCGCCGCCAAACAATTCGAGGACAGGGACAAGTTATACGACGGCTTCGTATGCTACAGTCCCAAAGACGAGGAATGGGTCATCCAAGATTTGGCCGCCGAACTCGAGCCAAAATTCCAACTCTGTTTGCAATACAGAGATCTTCCGCACACGCCGTACATACAGCACGCCGCCCCCGCCGTGTTGGAAGCCGCAGAAGCCAGTCGCAGagtgatattagttttaacGCGTAATTTTCTTCAGACTGAGTGGGCGCGATTTGAACTGCGGCAAGCTCTACACGAGGCGCTGAAGGGTCGCGTTTTTAAGCTGGTCATCCTTGAAGAGGGTCCGCTGCCAGAAGCCGAGCTCGATCCCGACTTCCGGGTCTACTTGAAAACCGCCGATCGCATCAGATGGGGCGAGAAACGTTTCTGGGAGAAATTGAAATACTGCATGCCATCGGTCGATCCCAGGGGCAAGATCAATGCTAACTACAGACGCAATATCAACAATTACACTATAGATTCTCGAGTAGTAGCCAACGGAGGAGGACATCACACCCACCACACTTATCCAGAGAAGATCAGGGTACAAGTTCCCCCGTCACCGGGTATGCAGATGTTGCCGCCGCCAGCTTATTCCGCCGGCGTGCCCCACGAGTTAGACGACGCCAATTATTCTTCGGCGACGACGGCCACCCCATCGCCCAGGCCTCAGAGGAGGCAGCAGGATCCTAGGCCAATTTCGGATCACATCTACTCGAGCATTGATTCGGATTACAGCACTTTGGAGCGGGGCGGTTCCGGTAGACGTGGACCTCCATGGAGGCCCCACATCATGATGCAAGCCGGTGGCGTCAATAATGGCGGCCAGGCCTATCTTGTGTGATAACTTCATTTTCTGACTGACTAGATGTAACAAAgacttaaacaatattaaaatattatacatgaGTCGAAAacgtgtaattattaattcttaattattgtattatttttgtacataacttgtatatagatatatttatttgtttatttttgattttttgtattattatgtgaatattttttacgaattgcaaaacgaattatataaataaaaatacaatgtgaaatatattaattgagtTTAAATTACCTAAATCCCTTTCAGatttaactataatattttaaa
Encoded here:
- the LOC109596545 gene encoding toll-like receptor 7; the encoded protein is MSKMWLQISGVVFLSALIAATRFDGPEQCSWLPDNNDSSSSKLAVTCKVRTLEESGANISSLPAEITSRLRILCSDVLFFESNLPSQGLHRLHELEDLQINSCKLLYIEPNSFEGLYNLKKLSVNTHNSDWGPTKSLELTGSSLHGLKELQVLNLADNNIRALPDGVFCSLENLQTLNLSRNRIRSSERIGFNVPECSNSELQNLDLSYNDLRSLNENSGFSRLRRLQQLNLTHNNISEISGEALAGLVSLKVLNVANNKIGTLPQGLFAGSPELKEIHLQNNSLFSLAKGLFHRLEQLLVLDLSGNQLTSNHIDAGTFTGLIRLIILNLSHNALTHIDGRTFKDLYFLQILDLRNNSIGFIEDNAFLPLYNLHTLNLAENRLNTIGPQLFNGLYVLSKLTLNNNLVVSIDSRAFQNCSALKELDLSSNALEEVPDAIQELTFLKTLDLGENQISEFRNGSFKNLNQLTGLRLIDNNIGNITRGMLWDLPSLQVLNLAKNKIQNIERGSFERNTQIEAIRLDENFLTDINGVFATLATLLWLNLSENHLVWFDYAFIPSNLKWLDIHGNFIEHLGNYYKIQDEIRVKTLDASHNRIGEIGPMSIPNSVELLFINNNFIKSVNANTFLDKTSLARVDMYANDMVNLDLNALRISPVPANRSLPEVYLGGNPFHCDCTMEWLQLINNMSASRQYPRVMDLDNVMCKMTHSRGMTHMPLSQAKPSDFLCTYKTHCFALCHCCEFDACDCEMTCPQNCTCYHDQLWNTNVVDCSGQHANGIPQKIPMDTSELYLDGNNIKELQNHVFIGRKNMRVLYVNNSAVETIQNSTFNGLQGLQILHLEDNKLNELQGFEFEHLTNLKELYLQNNMIKHISNNTLEPLTSLEILRLDGNKLTTFPVWQLTINTRLIEVTLGNNQWSCRCKFLQGLTAWVADNAAKVVDSADMMCYNMESKPPQSRELDFNSTACSDFFAGSSVIDSMLVSDYWPMVVVTLCVVICLLLFVVLWFVFRDSVRVWLYSRYGVRLCSFRAAAAKQFEDRDKLYDGFVCYSPKDEEWVIQDLAAELEPKFQLCLQYRDLPHTPYIQHAAPAVLEAAEASRRVILVLTRNFLQTEWARFELRQALHEALKGRVFKLVILEEGPLPEAELDPDFRVYLKTADRIRWGEKRFWEKLKYCMPSVDPRGKINANYRRNINNYTIDSRVVANGGGHHTHHTYPEKIRVQVPPSPGMQMLPPPAYSAGVPHELDDANYSSATTATPSPRPQRRQQDPRPISDHIYSSIDSDYSTLERGGSGRRGPPWRPHIMMQAGGVNNGGQAYLV